From the Coprothermobacter sp. genome, one window contains:
- a CDS encoding export ABC transporter ATP-binding protein, producing MLVEVKDLTKRFGKLTAVDGVHFSIPAGEAFGLLGPNGAGKTTTVSMMCGLVVPSSGDVVIDGHSILRDPMAVRRLIGVVPQDIALYPTLSARENLTFFARMQDVPASMLASRVDAVLDIVQLADRQKDRIETYSGGMKRRINIAVGLLNQPKLLILDEPTVGVDPQSRNSILATLKELNHQGMTLLYTSHYMEEVEFLCTHIAIIDHGKVIADGTQKDLRLQAGNKDIISVQLVREADGAVRDRLAALPGVDTVELRDKTIHIATDQGRSLLAGIISTLDDAGCPVSTIDVKEPNLEDLFLNLTGTSLRD from the coding sequence ATGCTGGTAGAAGTGAAGGACCTCACCAAACGCTTCGGCAAGCTGACCGCCGTGGACGGCGTGCACTTCAGCATTCCCGCGGGCGAGGCGTTCGGCCTGCTGGGACCCAACGGGGCCGGCAAGACCACGACCGTCTCCATGATGTGCGGCCTGGTCGTGCCCTCCAGTGGAGACGTCGTCATCGACGGGCACAGCATCCTCCGTGACCCGATGGCGGTCCGCCGCTTGATCGGCGTCGTGCCGCAGGACATCGCACTGTACCCGACGCTGTCGGCCCGGGAAAACCTGACATTCTTCGCGCGCATGCAGGACGTCCCTGCAAGCATGCTTGCGTCTCGGGTCGACGCCGTCCTCGACATCGTCCAGCTGGCCGACCGCCAGAAGGACCGCATCGAGACATACTCGGGCGGCATGAAGCGCCGCATCAACATCGCAGTCGGTCTCCTCAATCAGCCCAAGCTGCTGATCCTCGACGAGCCGACCGTCGGCGTGGACCCGCAGTCACGCAACAGCATCCTGGCAACTCTGAAGGAGCTCAACCACCAAGGTATGACGCTGCTGTACACAAGTCACTACATGGAAGAGGTCGAGTTCCTGTGCACACATATCGCGATCATCGACCATGGCAAGGTCATTGCGGATGGCACGCAGAAAGACCTGCGGCTTCAGGCCGGCAACAAGGACATTATCAGCGTACAGCTCGTCCGGGAGGCTGACGGCGCGGTCCGCGACCGCCTTGCGGCACTGCCGGGAGTTGACACCGTCGAACTCCGCGACAAGACGATCCACATCGCAACGGACCAGGGCCGATCATTGCTCGCCGGCATCATCTCCACGCTCGACGACGCAGGCTGTCCCGTGTCGACCATCGACGTGAAGGAGCCAAACCTGGAAGACCTGTTCCTCAACCTCACAGGGACCAGCTTGAGGGACTGA